Below is a genomic region from Paenibacillus rhizovicinus.
CCGCTCTCCCCGGGCGCTACGCTTGCCGTGCATCTCTGGTACGTACAGTCCGAAGCGATTGTGCCTGATGCGAAGTTAATCGCGGAGAAGTCCGCAGCCGTACTCGTCTTCATCGTCTTGGCCATCAATATCGTCTTCCGCGTGCCGCTTTGGATCAATGCTCGCAAAATGCGCTAACTTCGATCCATTCGATAGAATAAACGAGTCGGAATCCGACTAAATACCCGAATTTTTAACACTCTCCTAACATTTTGCGACATGATTGATAATGCTCAAGTCCTATAGTGGAGCTATATAGCTTGTAAAGGAGTGCAGGGCATGAGCGCAGCTGTGGTGGAATGGAAAGAAGTCGGTGCTGTTTCCGGTGAGGCGGCGAATCCGGTCAATCAGGCAAGTTCAGTCAATCAGGCAGGCATTGCACGCGGTTTGGACGACCAAGACTTGATAGCGGCATTCATACGCGAAGCGCCGAGCGTCGCGGCAGCGAGAACTTGTTCGGAAGTGATTGCGCAGTTCGCGGCATCGCCGGATCATGAATGCGTAGTCGTATGCGACGCGGACGACAAACCGCTGGGGCTCGTCATGAAGATTCGGCTCACGATCATCCAAACGCACCGGTTCGGGAGAGAGATCTATTACAGACGTTCCATAACGAAATTAATGGACGCGCACCCGCTGACCGTCGATCGCGGCGTGTCTCCGCAGGAGCTGCTCGATCGCGCACTTGGCCGCGAGGATCGCACGCTCTACGACTGCGTCATCGTAACGATGGATGAGCGTCTCATCGGCATTCTGACGATGTCGGATCTGCTTAAGATGTCCCGTCTGCTGCAGCAGCAAACGGTTCAGTCGCAAGTAACGATGATCCAAGGCGCGCAGGCGATGATTTCGGATATCGACCGTTCCGTTCACCAAACGTACGAGGCGTCGGTCAAAGGCGAGGTCATGTCCGCAACGATGCTGGATCTGACGTTGAAGGGCAAGAACGAGCTGGATAAAGTGTCCGCCGCCATCCAAAGCGTATCGCAGCGTACGAACCTCCAGGAGCAGCAAATCGGCCAGCTCCATGAACGGGCAGGCTCGATCGGGGCGGTGTCGAAGCTGATCCGCGAGCTTGCGGATCAATGCAATCTGCTCGCGGTGAACGCGACCATCGAAGCGGCGCGCGCGGGCGAACATGGCAGAGGCTTTGCCGTCGTTGCCAATGAAGTCAGACAGCTGGCTACGCAGACGAAGTCGTCGGCGGACGATATCAACCGGCTGATCGGCTCCATTCTTGACGCGGTCAAGGAAACGGTCCATTTGGTCGGGCTCGGCCGTTCCGAAGCCGATGCAAGCCAGGCTTACGTCTCCGTGGCGGCCGACGTGTTTCAACAACTCTTCCACGCCGCTGCCGACAACAGCAGCAGCGCATCCAATATCGGAAAGCTTTCGCAGCAGGCGTACGAACAAGCGCAGCAAGTAACGCAGAGCATCCAGACGCTTGTGAACGATATGCAGGCCAAAAGCTAATTTTAATATTCCGTTTACAAAACAAACATATTCGACTGACAATTCAAAGCTACTATAACCTTTGTAGGTCATAGAAACGGCTGCAGCCGTCATAGAACGGCACGGCGAGATGGACGTTCGTCCACTGATATGGAGGAGAACAGTATGCAATCGATTGCTTCCCGGACTTTAATCGATATTCAACAATTGAACTTATATTATGGATCCTTTCACGCCTTGAAGAACGTTAAGATGGATATTCCGGAGAAAGCGATCACGGCTTTCATCGGTCCTTCCGGCTGCGGGAAGTCTACGCTGCTTCGGACCCTGAACCGCATGAACGACATGATTCCGAACACCCGGATCGAAGGCAAGATCCTGATCGGCGGCGCGGACATCTATTCCAAGGAAGTCGACGTGGAAACATTGCGGAAGAAGGTCGGCATGGTGTTCCAACAGCCGAACCCGTTCCCGAAATCCATCTATGACAACGTCGCTTACGGACCGCGCCTGCACGGCATACGCAGCAAACAGAAGCTCGATGAAATCGTCGAGACCAGTCTTCGCTCAGCCGTATTGTGGGACGAAGTGAAGGATTACTTGAAACGTTCCGCGCTCAGCCTCTCGGGCGGACAACAGCAGCGCCTGTGCATTGCGCGCGCGATTGCGGTCAATCCCGACGTGCTGCTGATGGACGAAGCAACATCCGCGCTGGATCCGATTTCGACGCTTAAGATCGAAGAGCTCGCGCAAGAATTGAAGGATAAATATACGATCGTCATGGTTACGCATAACATGCACCAAGCAGCGCGCGTATCCAACCAAACCGTCTTCTTCCTGAACGGGGAAGTCGTCGAATTCTCCGATACCGAGAAGCTATTCTCCAACCCGCGCGATCAGCGGACGGAAGATTATATTAGCGGACGTTTCGGCTAACATTGAACATAACTAGGGAGGAAGAACCGGTCAGATGATGACGAAACGGAAAGAATTCGATCACGGCTTGGAAGAATTGAACGGACTGATCGTGGAGATGGGGCGCCATGTCGAGACGGCGATCGCCCAGGCGATGACAGCGCTCGAAACCATCGATGCGGACGAGGCAAGACGCATCGTCAAGGAAGATAAAGAGCTGAACAAGATCGAGGAGAAGATCTCGGAGCTCGGGGCGACGCTAATTGCGACGCAGCAGCCGGTGGCCAAGGATTTGCGCCGCATTCTTGTCGCGTTCAAGATCGCGAGCGATCTGGAGCGGATGGGCGATCTAGCGGTCGACGTTGCTAAAGTCGTTATCCGCCTGGAAGGCCAAACGCTGATCAAGCCGCTCATTGATCTGCCTCGCATGTCGCAAATCGTACAGATGATGACGTACGAATCCATCCAATCGTTCGTGCAGGAGAACGTCAATATGGCCTATAAAATGGCGAAGGACGACGATCTTGTCGACGCGCTGTATGCTCAGATCACGCGCGAGCTGTTCTCGATCATGATGGAGAACCCGAAGACGATTTCTCAAGCGAACCTGCTCAGCTTCGTCGGCCGCTATATCGAACGTTTCGCCGATCATGCCACCAATATTGGGGAATCCGTCGTTTATCTCGTGACGGGCGTCAGACCGGATTTAAACTCGTAACGCTTTCCTGCCAACGATACCCAAAGAGCCGTTTATCGAAGCCAGAACATCGCTTCCATAAACGGCTCTTTCTTATTCCTTCGAACCCGCGTCATTCCTGGTCAAGAGGGAAACGATACGCTGCATGAAGGCGGGGTTCCAGTAGTCGTTACGCCAAGCGGCCCCGAGTGTCAGCGATACCGCTTGTCCCGGCAATGGGATTAGAGTCAGCTGATCGTTCGCGCGCGCGGCGGCGGATGCGGGAAGAACGGCAAGCATGCCGCCATCCGCTGCGGCCGAGATCGCCAGGTCGACGCGGTCGGCGGACCATTCGCAGGGGAGCGTTACCTTCTCGTGAAGCTCCCAGCCTTGCAGCGCTTCCTGTACCGCAGCGTCCGCAAGCTCAACGAATGGAAAGCGCGCAAGCTTATAAGGAGGCGGAGGTGCTTGACCCGCAAGCGGATGATTCTTGTTCATGAAGAGGAGAAGCCGCTCCTCGGACAAGGCCGCATATTGCAGCTGCGGATGCGTTCCGCGAGAACTGAAGCTCCCGCTGACGAACAGATCGATCGCTCCGCTTTGAAGCTGCTCAAGAAGTTCATCATGACGGCCGGTCAGCAATTGGATGCGAATCGGACTGGGCTCCTCTGCCTGCGCCCGCCAATCTAGGCCGAACAGCAAGGAAGAAGCGGCATCCGTGCAGCCGACGATGAATCCATGCTTGCCATGTTCGCGGTAGGCTTGGAATCTCGATTGCGCTTCTTTATAGAGACGGTCGATTTCGCCGGCATAGCGAAGCAGCATGCGTCCCTGATCCGTTAACAAGACTTTGCCCGTCTTGATTTCGAAGAGCGAACAGCCCCATTCTTCTTCGAGTTTCTTCATATGAAAGCTGACGGTCGGCTGTTTCACCCCGAGTTCATCGGCGACTGCAGTCACCTTCTTCAGTTCATCGATCAGCACTAAGATTTGCAATCTTAATATACTCATGATTTGTTACGCTCCTAAACAGCCGATTTATATAATTAATTTATAATAGATCAATAATTTATTCAAACTTTCTATACACTTTTAGCATTGCGTTAACACTTCGAAAATACCAAATTAATAACCGCCCCTTACAATAAGTCTTGTAAAACAAATAACCGCGAAGACAGCGGAAGGAGAAAAGAAATCAAATGAAAAAAGCATTATTCATTGTAGTAGCACTTATGTTGACGATCGGTCTCGCTGCGTGCGGCTCTAACAAAGAGAATAACGGCGGCAATGCAAATAGCGGTACGGCAAACACAGGCAATGCAAACGCAGGCGGCGAAGCATTGAGCGGATCCATCCTGGCAGCAGGCTCCACGGCGCTTCAACCGCTGGTCGACCAAGTATCGAAGAAATTCATGGAAGACTCCAAATATAGCGGCATTACGGTTCAAGTACAAGGCGGCGGCAGCGGTACTGGCCTGACGCAAGTACAAGCAGGCCAAGCGGGCATCGGCAACTCCGATATCTTCGCTGAAGAGAAATTCACGGACGCTGACGCTGACAAAGCGAAAGAACTGGTTGACCATCAAGTAGCAGTCGTGGCAATGGCTGCAGTCGTAAACAAAAGCGTAACCGTCGATAACCTGACGAAACAACAACTGGTTGATATCTTCACGGGTAAAGTAACGAACTGGAAAGAAGTTGGCGGTGAAGACGAGAAAATCACGCTGATCAACCGTCCAAGCAGCTCCGGTACGCGTAAAACGTTCGAGAAATTCGCGCTTGGCACGGCTTCCCAAGATATCGCGGGTTCGATCCAAGAAGATGCATCCGGCACAGTTAAGAAATACGTAACGGATACGCCTGGAGCAATTGGTTACCTGGCTCTGTCCTACCTCGACGATACGGTTAAAACAGTGAAATACGAAGGCGTTGAACCGAAAGAAGAAAACATCGTGTCCGGCGCGTATCCAGTATGGGCTTACGAGCACATGTACACGAAAGGCGAGCCTGACGCAGTAACGAAAGCATTCCTCGACTACATGCTGAGCGACGATGTACAAAACAGCGACGTAACGGAACTTGGTTACATCCCTGTAGGTAAAATGCAAGTAAAACGCGATGCAGCAGGCGCGATCACGAAATAAGTTTCATAACGAAGCAAGTAGGATTCAATAGCGATCCAGTCGACAGAGGTGGAGTATTCCGCCTCTTCTTGACTGTCGCCCGACCATGTTAGTACTGAAGGAGAGATGGAACAAATGGAGCAGCCCGCTGCGCATGATCAGTCCCGCATACAACCTAGAACAAATCATAAATTAGTTAAGCCGCATATTATGGAAGAATGGGTAGGGAAAGTGTTTACGACATTGTGCATTATCGTGCTTGTCGTCACAATCGCCGCCATTGTCTATTTTGTATCTTCCCACGGTTTGGCTACGTTTATTACGGACGGCGTTAGCCTCGGCGGGCTGCTCAGCGGACTCAAATGGGATCCGGAAGGCGAAATTCCGTTGTACGGCGCATTGCCTTTCATCTTCGGCTCTTTCAGTACGTCCTTGCTCGCGGCAATCATTGCTGCGCCGCTCGGCTGCTGCGCCGCGGTCTTCATGACGCAAATCATGCCGGGTCTCGGCAAGCGCGTGCTGCAGCCGGTAATCGAGCTGCTTGCAGGCATCCCGTCCGTCGTCTTCGGTTTTGTCGGCTTGAGCATCGTCGTGCCGTTCCTGCGCTCCGTCTTCCCTGGACAAGGGATCGGGATCGCGGCCGGAGCCATCGTGCTTTCGTTCATGATTTTGCCGACGATTACGACCATTGCGACCGATGCGCT
It encodes:
- a CDS encoding methyl-accepting chemotaxis protein, with product MSAAVVEWKEVGAVSGEAANPVNQASSVNQAGIARGLDDQDLIAAFIREAPSVAAARTCSEVIAQFAASPDHECVVVCDADDKPLGLVMKIRLTIIQTHRFGREIYYRRSITKLMDAHPLTVDRGVSPQELLDRALGREDRTLYDCVIVTMDERLIGILTMSDLLKMSRLLQQQTVQSQVTMIQGAQAMISDIDRSVHQTYEASVKGEVMSATMLDLTLKGKNELDKVSAAIQSVSQRTNLQEQQIGQLHERAGSIGAVSKLIRELADQCNLLAVNATIEAARAGEHGRGFAVVANEVRQLATQTKSSADDINRLIGSILDAVKETVHLVGLGRSEADASQAYVSVAADVFQQLFHAAADNSSSASNIGKLSQQAYEQAQQVTQSIQTLVNDMQAKS
- the pstB gene encoding phosphate ABC transporter ATP-binding protein PstB, whose translation is MQSIASRTLIDIQQLNLYYGSFHALKNVKMDIPEKAITAFIGPSGCGKSTLLRTLNRMNDMIPNTRIEGKILIGGADIYSKEVDVETLRKKVGMVFQQPNPFPKSIYDNVAYGPRLHGIRSKQKLDEIVETSLRSAVLWDEVKDYLKRSALSLSGGQQQRLCIARAIAVNPDVLLMDEATSALDPISTLKIEELAQELKDKYTIVMVTHNMHQAARVSNQTVFFLNGEVVEFSDTEKLFSNPRDQRTEDYISGRFG
- the phoU gene encoding phosphate signaling complex protein PhoU, with amino-acid sequence MTKRKEFDHGLEELNGLIVEMGRHVETAIAQAMTALETIDADEARRIVKEDKELNKIEEKISELGATLIATQQPVAKDLRRILVAFKIASDLERMGDLAVDVAKVVIRLEGQTLIKPLIDLPRMSQIVQMMTYESIQSFVQENVNMAYKMAKDDDLVDALYAQITRELFSIMMENPKTISQANLLSFVGRYIERFADHATNIGESVVYLVTGVRPDLNS
- a CDS encoding LysR family transcriptional regulator — encoded protein: MSILRLQILVLIDELKKVTAVADELGVKQPTVSFHMKKLEEEWGCSLFEIKTGKVLLTDQGRMLLRYAGEIDRLYKEAQSRFQAYREHGKHGFIVGCTDAASSLLFGLDWRAQAEEPSPIRIQLLTGRHDELLEQLQSGAIDLFVSGSFSSRGTHPQLQYAALSEERLLLFMNKNHPLAGQAPPPPYKLARFPFVELADAAVQEALQGWELHEKVTLPCEWSADRVDLAISAAADGGMLAVLPASAAARANDQLTLIPLPGQAVSLTLGAAWRNDYWNPAFMQRIVSLLTRNDAGSKE
- a CDS encoding phosphate ABC transporter substrate-binding protein PstS family protein; translated protein: MKKALFIVVALMLTIGLAACGSNKENNGGNANSGTANTGNANAGGEALSGSILAAGSTALQPLVDQVSKKFMEDSKYSGITVQVQGGGSGTGLTQVQAGQAGIGNSDIFAEEKFTDADADKAKELVDHQVAVVAMAAVVNKSVTVDNLTKQQLVDIFTGKVTNWKEVGGEDEKITLINRPSSSGTRKTFEKFALGTASQDIAGSIQEDASGTVKKYVTDTPGAIGYLALSYLDDTVKTVKYEGVEPKEENIVSGAYPVWAYEHMYTKGEPDAVTKAFLDYMLSDDVQNSDVTELGYIPVGKMQVKRDAAGAITK
- the pstC gene encoding phosphate ABC transporter permease subunit PstC, which translates into the protein MEQMEQPAAHDQSRIQPRTNHKLVKPHIMEEWVGKVFTTLCIIVLVVTIAAIVYFVSSHGLATFITDGVSLGGLLSGLKWDPEGEIPLYGALPFIFGSFSTSLLAAIIAAPLGCCAAVFMTQIMPGLGKRVLQPVIELLAGIPSVVFGFVGLSIVVPFLRSVFPGQGIGIAAGAIVLSFMILPTITTIATDALSNLQRGLKEGSFALGATRWQTIYRLVIPTTLPSLLTGVVLGMSRAFGEALAVQMVIGNAPHIPHSLFESASTLTSVITLDMGNTVTGSTHNNALWSLALILLAMTFVFVFIVRFLERRNNR